CATTCGGGCAAAGGCCAAGCCCTTTCTCCATTCCCCACGACCACAAATCTCCAGCTGATGAAACAACACTAGTATGAAATAAACCGCAATCAACAGAGACCAAGTATGCGTCACGTGGCAATTCATATACAAGTTCAGGTTTCAGTGCACTTTGAGTGGTTCCATGTCCAAGCTGTCCATTGTCACCCAGGCCAAATGTCCAGCATGTACTTTCTAATTTGTCACTTGGTCTCTTTTTGTGAGCGATCAGAGCCGTATGAAATGCACCACAAGCTACCTCATAAACAGCCCAGGGTGAGTCCTGGTTAAATGTTTCAACAATTTCAGGATGAATTCTGCTCTCTTTATCACCCAAACCCAGCTGGCCGTGGCCATTGTTCCCCCAAGAATAGCATACTAGATCTTCACCTTTATATGTTTCTCCAACACTAACCAATGCTACAACATGTTCATTTCCACATGCAACCTTCACAACAGTATGGCCATGTAAATCCCAGACAGGAGTTGGAGTGAAACTGCTCACTAGCGAGAAACCATCCTCAGAATTGCTGCTTTGCTGCGGGCAATTGCCCCACATCCATAGCATCCCAAGATTGTCAATTGCTAGAGACATCATACCTCCAGATTTAACAGAACAAACCTGTGAAGTccagaaataaaaagaaaagttacTACACAAAGCAATTAATTACGCTAACTCAGTGATACAAATCTCTCCATACCTTTAATGGTACTGTATTCTTTGTTTCTGAATCGTCTGTTACAGAATCAGAAGTGCTCAGCCCAAGAAACTGCTCCATCAAGTGAGGCACCACAGCATTCTCTCCATCCATGCCAAGTTGGCCATCCATAGAAAGGTTAAGTTTTGCAGAGATGACAAAGTTACAAACATATAAACGAGTGCATAGCCATAGATACAAAATTATGACATGAAATAGAATATAGAAAAAACTAAAGagtaatttacaatttagttcctggatgttgttattattaacaagttaataTCTAAACTTTTAGAAACTCTAAAACTTCCATAAATTTTGATTCCATCGGAGAATATAGTACTTCTATCCATTTTGTGGTTATACTCCGGCaatcaaatttcaaatattagTTTCTGAATTttgccattattaataatttcctccactatgtttaagaaataacaaattaaaatatccttataaTTGTTGGCTGCTTCAAATTTGTTTTGTTCTTTTACTTAAGTAGTAACAGCTAAAGGATGGAAGGAGAACGTGTTTACCGGAATCAAAACTCAGGGACGTTAAAGTACGGAGATCAATTCACAAAAATGGCAATACCTAGAGACTACATTATAATTCACCCAAAACTGAAATATATTCCCAGGATGAAGGATACAGGTGTTATAACCCCAGCACCAAACTGATCCATCATCTgcaattacataaacataagaaATTAGAGTATCTCAAAACTTAACAGTACAACATATACCAGTCAGAAGGTGGCCTTAGCCTGTACTTAATCCAAAAATGTCTGTTAATATCCAACAATTTTACAAATACCATACTACAATCACACAAGCAACGATGATACAAGTCCATTTATGTGATCGTAAACAATAGATAGTAAATCCGTGAGTGTAGCAATAAACTGAGCAAAAAAATTCCACCATAGGATCAGCAGATTGGtgaaaacacttaaaacttttttttcatttccaACACAAAAATGGAGGGGAAAAACAAAGATTGGGAAAACTAACCTGCAAGAGCCATACTGTGATAAGAACCAGCAGCAATTCCCACAAACTTGAGCCTTTTCTCTTCAGACTCATTACTAGTATCAAAGTTGACTCGAACTGGGAAAAGCTCATCCGATTCCGAACCGGTCCCAAGTCGCCCAAACATTCCTCTTCCCCATGAATACACGTACCCATCTCCTGCAATCCGCACAAGGATCAGCAATTTTCCATAATTTTAAGCAAATGCAACCAAATTTTTAACATAAATCTGTTCATGTATAAATCACCTGTAAGGGCGAGAGTGTGAGCTTCTCCGGCGGCCACGGCGATGACTTTGCGGGACAAGTTGCCGGAAGCGTTAAGGGAATCCTCCATTTTATCCGGCGAGTAAAGAGAAAGAATGTGAAGTTAACGATAAGGATTAGGATAGCCGCGAACAGAATGATGGAGGCTTATCTCTGCTTAGCTACAGTCTTCAACAATTTGTTTTGTCTGTGAGTGGAAATTATGGAGTAAAATTGGAAGAGGGAATTAATACTCTACTCTTCCGGGGGCTGAAGGAAGAtaaggataataaaaataaaaataaaaataaaaataaaaataaatttataaaagtttaGTAATTTAGGAAAATTACAATATGAATGTGAAAGATTTATTAGCTAATATTTTTGGAACTAAATGTTGTGAACTATAATTTcaatatcaattttattatttcacaactgatatatttaataaatttttttcctaACGGTAACTAATGACAGTAATGCCAAATGGTGAAATTTTTGaattgatgataaccagacttGATGAGTTCTTGAGACAACTTAGAATACCATTGCCTGCTTGTCTTTTTTTAAGCCATAGAGGGATTTCTATAGTTTGCATACTTGGTTAGGTGAGGAGGACTAAAAGCCTAAAGGTAAGGTCATGTATACTTCTTCATTAAGATCTCCATGTAAGAATGCATTGTTGACATCCAGCTGTTGAAGATGCCAATTGTGTATAGAAGCCAATGCAAGCAAAAGTCTTATGGTGGTGACCAAGTAGTCTACACCTTATGTTTGAGTGTAGCCTTTAACTACAAGTCTAACTTTGTACGTTTCTATAGTCCCATCTGATTTGTATTTCATTTTATATACCCATTTGCAGCCAATTGGAATTTTGCCTGTGGGTAGATCAACAATACACCAAGTGTTATTCTGTTGTAAAGCATCAAGTCCATTGGACATATCTTGCCTCCAATTTTTATCTTGAATGGCTTGAGCACAATTTTTGATTCTTGAGTGGTGGAAATGGAAAGAGTGAAATGTAGTTGAGTAGGTGAAAGTTTGTTATGAGAAATGACAGAAGAGATGGGGTATTTCACATATGGAGATTCATGAGTGAGATTACAGTGGTAATCTggcaagtgaaggtggtcttgtTAGCCTTGTGGATTTTCTTAGAGGTATGGATTGTGATGTTAAAGGATTATAGGAAGTAGAAGGAGGTTCATAAGATAGATATTCAATGTGAGACATGGAGGTACAAGATGTGTGAGTTgagaaaaaggaaattgagtttcaTAAAACTGGACATTTCTAAAAAGAAAGATTTCCTTGGAATGAAGGTCCATAAGGACATATCCTTTAGTTCCATTTTGGTGTCCTAGGAATATACATTTCCTTGCTCTATAGTCCAACTTAGACCTGTGAGCTTGTAGAGTAGAGGCAAAGACTAAGCAACCAAAGACtttgattgaattttaattagGAATAGCCTAATATAGAAATTGATGAGGTGATTTATTTTAGAATAAAGGTGTAGGCGGCCTGTTGATTAAGAATACAGAATGGAGGATTGCATAAGACCAGAAGCATTTAGGTAACTAAGACTGAAAAAGTAAGGCTTTGGTAGTGTTTAAAATGTGCTAGTGTTTTCTTTCTACCAAGCCATTGTGTTAAGGGGTTTCAACACAACTGGTTTGATGAATTATTCCCTTTGAAGTATAAAAGGTAAGCATAAGGAACTCAGGACCTTTATCAGACCTTAGTGATATGAGCAAGGAAATAATATgatgcttcaaagatttaaaatagaaaactccaaatcatgacaaattaagttaccatcgcttaattcaaggcttacgagatgagaactatatttggaaagtatgggagaataaggaaacaaatcactctcttcaacacatgtggacgcaCAATACAATTTCAtatcgcgtaatgcatgtatggccaaattgcatttagaccagttttattattttggtattttagtattttgtaggatttgttttatattaatttggCTTATATTAAAAGCCAAATTCATGCAGCCCATTTAgaaaggagatttctccaagataatttaggaaaatgatctttaatgtaatccaggtttgactatttgactagatacccttcctatattgtaattacaccttcctatAATAGAGTTAGGgttttgaaggctataaaaacaccatTAAGGTGACAATCACAATTAGCCaatgaataaagatgattttatgaacaatatttagttttctccattatttagcaacttatcaagatttaaccttgtggcgttctaatatgAATCTCCTCCATACTTagctaacttatcaagaatttcttgtggcgttctcgaagctggaatcgcttgattatctatgtttctaatcacaattattggttaggggtgtagtagagcaaccttcgcttgattatctatatttctaatcacattagttggttaggggtgtggtagagcaacttttactccattatctatgtttctaatcacattcattggttaggggtgtagtagagcaaacTTCTAGCAGATATCTTTGTCATGttctttgtcaagttgtgtgacaGAGTTTTTGATCACATGTTGGTCCTAGGTTCTGCATCACTTAGGATTTGGATTCTGGTTTGAGACTGAGTCTCTACAAGATTGGTGAAAGACTGTATAaggtttctaatcacattggttagtTAGGAGTGTGGTAGAACAACTTTTActccattatctatgtttctaatcacattcgttagttaggggtgtagtagagcaaccttctggaagatatctttatcatgttctttgtcaagttgtgtgacggggttttttatcacatgttgatcctgggttccacatcaCTTAGGATTTGGATTCTGATTTGAGACTGAGTCTCTACAAGATTGGTGAAAGACTGTATGAGGTTTCTAGCTTCAGATTTGACTTTCATTAAGAAAATCCAAGTATGTCTTGAGAAGTCATCAATAATAGTTAAGAAGTATTTATGTCCATAAATGGTAGGAATGGCACAAGGGCTCCAAATATCAACATGAATCAATTAGAATAAAGCACTAGTGCATGAATCACTATACGGAAAAGGCAATTTCTTCTGTTTTGAGAAAATGACAAGTAtcacatacatgatcaagagaaGCATACGGCACTGATGCACAAAGTATATTTATTTCTACTAGTCTATATTGTGAAGGGTGACCAAGCCTCATATGCCAAAGATAAGAAGGTGAATAATGCATTACAGAAGTCATAATAGATACAATAAGTACTTGTGAGTTTGAAGATAAAGATGGATTAGTATCCTTCCTTTATTTTTAGCTGAACCAATCATCTTTGAGGTATTCAATTCCTGAATGAGATAGaaagtatttttaaatagtGAGTTGCAATGCAATGTAGAGATAAGTTTAGACACTAAGATGAGATTGAAAGCAAAATCTGGAATATATAGGATATCTAACAAATAGAATTTGTCAGTAAAATGAATAGTTTTGCAATTTGAGACATGACATGAGTACTATTTGGCAATTTAATAGCAACAGGTTTGATGTGCCTATAGAATGTGAATAGAGATAAAGCAAAAGAGATGTGGTTAGTGTTCACCTATATCCAAGATCCACGGGTTAGAGTGAACTTGGTTACTTAGAGCAGAAACAGGAGGTTGTTCAGATTGATTGGTTGATAAGTTGTTAACATGATGTGACTGATAAACTCGCTGTCATAGATGGATCTTGAATTAGATTTAGTAGTTTTTGATATTACTCAGTTGTGAACCTGAAAGCAACATTATCCTTTGATGTATATGCCTCAGTTTTAGTCTGCAAGATTGGCTCATTATGTTCAACAAAAGTGAGATCGACACTAGAATTTTTGAATCTGAAACCAGGAGGAAAACCATGCTTTCTACAATAAGTATCCACAGTGTGCCTTTATTTGCCATAATAAGTGCAGAATTTGGCAGATCTTGAACCTCTTCCACTTGCAAAAGCTAAATAACCTCTACCATAGCTTGAGTTACCATAGGAAATATTGCTTCTAACAGTCTTATTAATAAAAGCTTTGGATTCTGTATTATGATTGCCAAAATTTTGTCTTTCTTGCTGAAGAACTAAAGAAAAAACTTTGTTGACATTTGGCAGAAGCTCCATCATCATGATTTGGGActtatcatttgaaaattggtCAATGAGTCTTTTTAAGAATCTGATTATATagttattttttacataaattcTTATTGACTCAATAGCACTACAAGAACATGGAGTAGAATATGAGTAAGATGGAATTGGTCTAAAATTGATCAACTCATCCCAAAGAATTTTTAATCGAGTGAAATATTCTATAATAGAAAGTTCTCTCTATTTAAAGGCAAATATTTCTTCTTGTAAGTCAAAAATACATATAATATCACCTTGATAGAACCTATCTTTTATATCATTCCAAGCATCTGCTGCCTTGTTAATCCATATGATGCTTTCTGCAATAGATGGTGAGATTGCTCTAGTAATCCAAAAATGCACTATAGTATTGCATCTGTTCCAGATAGATCATATTGGATCAGTtgtggcaggtatagagagcaTTCCATCAATGAACTAAATTGGTTCTTTGATGCTAGAGCCATTTATAACCCTAGCCTATGAATGGTAATTGGAGATATAAAGAATTGGTGATACTAAGACCAAAGTCGAATTTTTCATTAGGATGCAACAAAAAAAAAGGATTAGAGGGATTCTACAGATGATCGTTATTAACAGTGGCAGCCATTGAAATGCAGTCtttaagaaaagaagaaaagaaaggaaagaaaaagaaagttttAAGAAAGTTTCAAGAAGCAAAGTTTAAAGAATTACGCTGATACTATAGTACAGCTGGAATAAGAGAATGAAAAGCATTGTATTCATTGAAGTGAAGGAGTGTTTA
The genomic region above belongs to Manihot esculenta cultivar AM560-2 chromosome 3, M.esculenta_v8, whole genome shotgun sequence and contains:
- the LOC110611444 gene encoding ultraviolet-B receptor UVR8 gives rise to the protein MEDSLNASGNLSRKVIAVAAGEAHTLALTGDGYVYSWGRGMFGRLGTGSESDELFPVRVNFDTSNESEEKRLKFVGIAAGSYHSMALADDGSVWCWGYNTYGQLGMDGENAVVPHLMEQFLGLSTSDSVTDDSETKNTVPLKVCSVKSGGMMSLAIDNLGMLWMWGNCPQQSSNSEDGFSLVSSFTPTPVWDLHGHTVVKVACGNEHVVALVSVGETYKGEDLVCYSWGNNGHGQLGLGDKESRIHPEIVETFNQDSPWAVYEVACGAFHTALIAHKKRPSDKLESTCWTFGLGDNGQLGHGTTQSALKPELVYELPRDAYLVSVDCGLFHTSVVSSAGDLWSWGMEKGLGLCPNASFTGTDAGDAMSPLRIRGPQEPRFQDPVQVVCGAAHTVLVANDGYKLWSWGRGRSGVLGTGNTNDFFIPTVVLWPPLTHDFKDQESNKATEEDNTESKGSEEATELENRLSSAMEEMKLLQSKLSIMEKYAGVLHGSIFGKPFTEEDIPNSLRNSGTFDIAKEWEEMLESADRSKLIRLELFYRNMLAGVEDKKMKRRIQEIIKEFIPSSTTGS